Proteins from a single region of Juglans microcarpa x Juglans regia isolate MS1-56 chromosome 5S, Jm3101_v1.0, whole genome shotgun sequence:
- the LOC121267630 gene encoding endoglucanase 25-like, with protein MSMYGRDPWGGPLEINAADSATDDDRSRNLQDLDRAALSRPLDETQQSWLLGPGEQKKKKYVDLGCIIVSRKIFVWTVGTLLISAFLAGFITLIVKTVPRHHHSHPPPDNYTLALHKALMFFNAQRSGKLPKHNNVSWRGSSCLDDGKSDSATFYKDLVGGYYDAGDAIKFNFPASFAMTMLSWSVIEYSAKYEAAGELNHVKEIIKWGTDYLLKTFNNSADTIGRIAAQVGVGDTSGGSTTPNDHYCWMRPEDIDYKRPVSECSSCSDLAAEMAAALAAASIVFKDNKAYSQKLVHGARTLFKFSRDQRGRYSASGSEAAMFYNSTSYWDEFVWGGAWLYYATGNSSYLQLATTPGLAKHAGAFWGGPDYGVLSWDNKLAGAQVLLSRLRLFLSPGYPYEEILRTFHNQTSIIMCSYLPIFTSFNRTKGGLIQLNHGRPQPLQYVVNAAFLATLYSDYLEAADTPGWYCGPNFYSTKVLRDFAKTQIDYILGKNPRKMSYVVGFGNHYPRHVHHRGASIPKNKIKYNCKGGWKWRDSTKPNPNTLVGAMVAGPDKHDGFHDVRTNYNYTEPTLAGNAGLVAALVALSGETSGIDKNTIFSAVPPMFPTPPPPPAPWKP; from the exons ATGAGCATGTACGGGAGGGATCCTTGGGGTGGGCCCCTTGAGATAAACGCGGCGGACTCCGCCACAGACGATGACCGGAGCCGTAATCTGCAGGACTTGGACAGGGCGGCGCTATCTCGCCCTCTCGACGAGACCCAGCAGAGCTGGCTGCTAGGCCCGGGcgagcagaagaagaagaagtacgTGGATCTGGGCTGCATCATCGTCAGCCGCAAGATCTTCGTCTGGACCGTCGGCACGCTGCTTATCTCTGCCTTCTTGGCCGGCTTCATCACCCTAATCGTCAAGACCGTACCACGCCACCACCACTCCCATCCGCCCCCTGACAACTACACCCTCGCCCTCCACAAGGCCCTCATGTTCTTCAACGCCCAACGAT CCGGGAAACTCCCAAAGCATAATAATGTCTCATGGAGAGGGAGCTCATGTCTGGATGATGGCAAATCCGATTCTGCCACTTTTTACAAAGATCTGGTGGGTGGCTATTATGATGCTGGAGATGCCATCAAGTTCAACTTCCCGGCCTCGTTCGCCATGACCATGTTGAGCTGGAGTGTAATAGAATACAGTGCCAAATATGAAGCTGCTGGGGAGCTCAACCATGTTAAAGAGATAATAAAATGGGGGACTGATTACCTTCTCAAGACTTTCAACAATTCCGCTGATACCATAGGCAGGATCGCCGCGCAG GTTGGGGTTGGAGATACTTCTGGAGGGAGTACAACTCCTAATGATCATTATTGTTGGATGCGTCCTGAGGACATTGATTATAAACGACCTGTGTCTGAATGTAGCAGCTGCTCAGATCTTGCTGCAGAAATGGCTGCTGCTCTAGCTGCTGCATCTATCGTTTTCAAGGACAACAAGGCCTATTCACAGAAGCTCGTCCATGGTGCCCGAACACTCTTCAAGTTTTCAAGGGATCAGAGGGGCAGATACAGTGCAAGTGGATCTGAAGCTGCGATGTTTTACAATTCCACTAGCTACTGGGATGAGTTTGTATGGGGTGGTGCCTGGTTGTACTATGCAACTGGTAACTCCTCCTATCTTCAGCTTGCCACCACACCTGGTCTGGCCAAACATGCGGGTGCTTTCTGGGGAGGCCCTGATTATGGTGTGCTGAGCTGGGACAACAAACTTGCTGGTGCTCAG GTTCTTCTAAGCCGTTTGCGGTTGTTCTTGAGCCCTGGGTATCCATATGAGGAAATTTTAAGGACATTCCACAATCAGACCAGCATCATCATGTGCTCATACCTTCCCATTTTTACTAGCTTTAATAGAACCAAAG GGGGTTTGATTCAGTTAAACCATGGAAGGCCTCAACCTCTTCAATATGTGGTCAATGCAGCCTTTTTAGCTACGCTCTATAGTGATTATCTTGAAGCTGCAGATACACCTGGTTGGTATTGTGGGCCCAATTTTTATTCAACCAAAGTCTTGCGTGATTTTGCCAAAACACAG ATTGATTACATCCTTGGAAAAAATCCTCGGAAGATGAGCTATGTTGTGGGTTTTGGTAATCATTACCCAAGACACGTCCACCATAGAGGTGCATCTATCCCCAAGAACAAGATCAAGTATAACTGTAAAGgaggctggaaatggagggacaGTACGAAGCCAAACCCAAATACACTGGTTGGAGCTATGGTTGCTGGCCCTGACAAGCATGACGGTTTCCATGATGTTCGTACAAACTACAATTACACGGAGCCGACTCTTGCTGGCAACGCAGGTTTAGTTGCTGCACTTGTGGCTTTGTCAGGTGAGACTTCTGGGATTGACAAGAACACCATTTTCTCCGCGGTTCCCCCTATGTTTCCAACCCCACCACCACCTCCGGCACCTTGGAAACCATGA
- the LOC121267631 gene encoding uncharacterized protein LOC121267631: protein MYLGGTTASWVAKGIEDCLELNCHEGFFRELRMGNGVFSIQHHVNARGSFLQLSEFRNGRRKGLLVIPEGANGVGWKGFLQSILSVTESKAITRSGEFVDGKTVGRPSSIKGASYVAMLRSLAGSQAEISSAVERKGNALVGDKRSQVKLGELEGGVMDYVRDLMIKVDKGLDLVVGTSVLPSVPESVQAKGVSTIWSLDAGIFVHANVAMPSEGAVGSQAPAADEVGPFV from the exons ATGTATCTAGGGGGGACGACAGCTTCATGGGTGGCTAAGGGGATTgaggattgtttagaacttAACTGCCATGAAGGTTTCTTTAGAGAGTtaaggatgggtaatggagtTTTTAGCATTCAACATCATGTTAATGCAAGGGGCAGTTTTCTGCAGCTCTCTGAATTCCgaaatggaaggaggaaaggtTTGTTGGTGATTCCGGAAGGCGCAAATGGCGTTGGATGGAAAGGCTTTCTGCAATCCATTCTAAGTGTCACTGAATCTAAAGCCATTACTAGAAGTGGcgagtttgttgatggaaaaaCAGTGGGAAGGCCTTCCTCAATCAAAGGTGCTTCATACGTAGCGATGTTGAGGTCACTGGCGGGTAGTCAGGCCGAGATCAGCTCAGCGGTAGAAAGAAAGGGCAATgcacttgtaggagacaaaaGATCTCAGGTGAAATTGGGTGAGTTGGAGGGA GGAGTTATGGATTATGTAAGAGATCTaatgattaaagtggataaggggcTGGACCTAGTTGTGGGTACAAGTGTGCTACCAAGTGTGCCGGAAAGTGTGCAAGCAAAGGGTGTGTCGACGATATGGTCGTTGGACGCTGGCATCTTTGTTCATGCCAATGTCGCTATGCCTTCTGAGGGAGCTGTAGGGTCTCAGGCACCAGCTGCAGATGAAGTTGGTCCTTTTGTCTAG